TGCCGCTCCACGACCGACCCCACTGGTTCAAACGCGCACTTCTATTTCCACTTTACCGCGGCTTCTTCGCGGGTTTCCCGGCCGGTTGTGCCTTCGGCTGCACGGCCGGCGGTTGTGCTTTAGGTGGCTGAACCACCTTCATTGGCGGCGCGGTCGGGACGATTGCTGCCGGGCGCGGTTGAGCCACCGGAGCCGGCTGCGTCTTCGGCGGACCCACCGGCGCGACCGCGACCGGCTTGGGCTGCGGGTTCACAACGGGCACGACCGCGAGCGGTTTCGGGTCGCTCTTGGGCGGGGGCTTGGGATCGTTCCTCGGGGGCGCCGGCGGGTTACCCTTCGGCACCACCGGCGGAGTCACTGGCCCCTTCGGCAACGGGCTCATCGGCGGGCTGACCGGGGGCCGCGGGTCAACTTTTGGAGGATTGACCGGGGGCTTGGGCTCAACCTTGGGCAGGGGAGTCACCGGCGGCTGCGTCGGCGGCTTAGGATCGACCTTCGGGACCACCGGCGGGTTCACCTTCGGCAACTCGACCTTCGGTGGAACCGGCGGATTGACCGGCTTCGGATCGACCTTCGGCGGTTCGGTCTTCGGCATCGGGATGACCGGCTTGGGCTCAACCATCGGTAAAGGCGTCACCGGCGGCTTCGGATCGACCTTGGGAAGCGGAGTCACCGGTGGTTTCGGGTCCACTTTCGGCGGTTCGGTCTTCGGCATCGGGTTGACCGGGGGTTGCGTGGGTGGCACGCCCGGCTTCACCGGTGGCTTCGGATCGATCTTCGGGTTGACCGGGGCCTTCGGATCGACCTTGGGCGGGTCGGTCTTGGGCATCGGATTCACCGGCGGGTTCACCGGAGTTTTCGGGTCCACCTTGGGAAGTGGAGTTCCCGGGGTTTTCGGGTCCACCTTCGCGCCGGGGGTGTTGACCGACCGGTGCGGGTTCGGCGGGGGCGCCTTCTTCTCGTCGGTGCTCACCGCGGCCCGCTGTGCGGCGACCTTCGGCACGTCCAGTTTGATCGTCTGCGGCTTGGCCGGCGGCTGAGTGGTGCCCGGCGTCGCCATCGGCTTGGGCTGGTTCACCGCGGCGGTTTCCAACTTGGTGCGCTGAACCGCGACCTCGCGAATCTGCTTCGCCGCGGTCGCCTCGTCGCGCCGGCGCTCGGCACTCACAGCCTCGAACTTGGTCCGCTGCAGATCGGGCGCGACCTTCAGCGGCGCGAGCATCGCCACGTTCGATACGTCGCGGTTGTTCACCGTCGAGGCGCCGTTCACCACCGTAATGTTGTTCGTCACGTTGGTGACGTTGGTCTTGGTGATGTTGTTGATGGTCCGGTTCTGTTGCACGAGCGTAACCGGCGGACGGGCCACGTCGCCGCGGTACCGGCCGGCGTACAGGTCGTTCACGCCCCCCTGCCAGCGCGGGGTGCTGCGGTAGTGGACGGAGTAGTAGCTCCACAGCGGATCGTAACCCCAGGTGCGGCCGGCGCCGAACCCGATAGCGAACCCGTTGCGGCCCACGGTCCCGCACCACGCGGTGTACCCGCCGGTCGCGTACCGGTTGTCGAAGTAGTCGCCGAAGTAGTAGTTCCCGTACCCGCGGCGCACGAACAATGCGCCCGTCATGCACGGCTCACTCACCACGTACACCGGCGTGTAAACGAACGCGCGCCGCGTGTAGACCGGGCGGGAGATCACGACCGGCGCGAACAGCACCCCGCGGGTGGCGAGGGGGTAGTCCCAGTACCCGTCGCAGAACACGTACCCGACCGGGGTCCAGTGGTAGCGCGCCGGCACCCACACCCAGTCGCGGCGATACTCGACCCACACGCCCGGGCGCCACACGTACTTGTTCCGCCACACCCACGACCCGGGCACGTACACGCTCGTGGTGTTAGGCGCTTCGACCGTGGGGCCGACTTCCAGTGTGACCGGCGGTTGCGGCAGGTACTCGATTTCGGGCTGTGCTTGCGGTTGCTGGGGCTGTTGCGGTTGCGGCGGGGTCAGTTCCTGCCAGAAGCCGGGAACGTACTGCCAACCGCCCCTCGCCTCGCGCCACGAACCCGGCACCCACACGCGCCCCGGGGGCGGTTGGCGCCAGAACCCGCTCACCCAGATGAACTGGCTGTTCTCTTCATCCCAGCCCCAGTAGCCGGGAATCCATTGCACGTTGTCGCCTTCCGGTTTCTGGTCCGGCGGCAGCTCTTCGATCGGGTCGGGCGGTTGCTTCGCGATGACGGGCGACGCGACAGGCGCTTCGGCAGTGGCCGCGAACGCCTCGTGAACCGGTCCCTTCGCGAGCACCTCAATTCCTTCGCCTTGCGCCGGCTGAACCGGCTGCGCGGGTTCGACCGGTTGCCCCTGCTGCCCGGGTAACGGGAGCGGGAGGGGAACGGGGTCGGGCTGGCCCACCGGGAACCGACCGGGCGTAACGAGCGGGATCGGCTCTTGGGCGGGCGCGGTGTCAATGGCGACGAGCGTGAACGCGAGCGCGCCGAACACGCCGAGGGGCAGCACCTTCAGCACTCGTTCGGTCATGATTGTGTACCTCAATAAGCAGCGGTGCGATCACTTGGTCCGCTAAACAACGCCGAACGGTGCGAAACTTGCGCGGCCCGACGATCTTCCAACGCTCATGCAAAGGGGATACCACATTCGCGGAATGTGATGTAACTCGAACGGCCCGCTGGAAAAAGGGCAAAATGGGCGATCAGTGAGGCGCGACGATCGCGATAGTGAATCCCGATGCAGCAAGCGTTCGGTGGCCCGCAGATCGCGTGAGTGTCGAGTGATTTAGAGGCATGATTTTCTCGTGCATGTGCTTGTGGATCTCGAATATCAGCTCCAAACTGACAATTGACATACGCTGAAAATGGACAAAAACGGACGGAGTCGACCGTGACAATTCGCGAAGCCAGCGAAAGTGACTGGCCGGATGTGTGGGCGCTGTTCCAGAGCGTTGCTGCGAGCGGCGATGTGTTCGCTTACGACGAATCCACGACCGAGGCGGTCGCGCGGAAGTTGTGGTTCGATCTACCCGCGACGTGCTTCGTGTGCGAAGAGGGCGGCCGGTTCGCGGGGACGTACTACGTTCGGCCCAATCACCCCGGGCGCGGGAGCCACGTCGCGAACGCGGGTTACATGGTCTCCTCGGACTTTCGCGGGCGCGGGCCGCGGTCGCGATGTGCCAGCACTCGCTCGAAACCGCGAAGCGCCTCGGCTTTACCGCGATGCAGTTCAACTTCGTGGTGAGTACGAATGCGTCCGCGGTGCGGGCGTGGGAGCGGTGTGGTTTCGCTGCGGTCGGCCGCCTGCCGGGGGCGTTCCAGCACAAGGAACACGGCTTCGTGGACGCGCTCGTCATGTTCCGCGAGTTGTGAGCACTCAGCCGATCACATCGATCACGTTTCCGTCGGCGTCGGTGATGTTTGACGGTTGTACTTCGAGCACGAAGTTGGGAAGTTCTGGCCAGGTGTACCGACCACGAACCGGCTGAAGATTCGCGCGGACGGCTGCGAGTGCGGTTGGGGTAAGGTCGATCGTCAGCACCGCGTCATCGGTCTTCCACCCGGCTGCGTCACGAGCACAGAAGTTGACAGCCTGTTCGCGACCGATCAGCCGAAAGTCGCGACCGTGTGCAAGACGCGAACGCAACTTCGGCACCAGCGCCTGAACGCCCCGCGCGCCGAGAACGAGCACCGCAGTTCGTGACGCGCCTTTGCCCGCCGTCTCCCATTCGACGAACGTAACAAAGATGAGTGGGGACTGAGAGCCTTCGCGGTCGATTCCGGTTTGAATTTGTTCCGCAACCGATGGGGTTTCGAGGGCCGAACGGCGATCCAGATCGGTCAGCAACAACGGATTGGCGCCTCGGAGGAGGTTCAGAACGGGCGTCGTGTGCCAGTCGCCGCAGGCCCCGTGCTCGTCACTCGTGAGGCCAACGATTTGCAGGAATTTGACGCGCCCGTTCGGCGTGTCGATCGTGCCAAGTTGTGGGTCAGAGACGAGCGCGATTGCGCGAATCGCGGTGTCCGTTCCCAAAGCAATGGGGCCGTTCAGGTCCATTAAGTGTCCGGAGTCGAATGCGTTCCCGGACCGGCGAACGTACTTGCCCAAATTCATCAGGAAGTTGATCGCCCAATTGGGCGGCAGTTCCTCGGCCCCGCGTGCGAGCCGGAACGTCAACTCGAAGCCCCACCCGCTCACGTCTGGGTCGTCGGATTCCTTCGCGTACAGCTCGCTGAACCCGTAGGTAACGAAGTGCCAGTGCGGAGCACTTTCGGTCGCGCGGTACGCACTGATGCCGTAAATGAGGCCGTCGCCGAACGGCGGGTGCGGGGCGGACGCGGCGTGGACCGGGTCCGGTTGATCGGGGTAGATCCGTTCGCACGCGGCATCGATTGCGTGCCAGCCGGGGGCATCGTCCGGCTCCTCGACGGGCGGAACCGGAGCCTGATTACCCTTCTTCTTCTTGGCCACGACGTGTCTCCGCGAACGGTCCACGGAGGATCGCATTTCGCGGACAGCAGGTCAACAAGCTGCTGGCTATTTCAGGATGAGGTAGCCGACGAGTGCGGACAGGGTCATCACCACTACGAGCAGGACCGGGGTCCAGTTAAACGAGCCCTCGCGGTTCTCGTCGCGTGCGCGCGGGGGACCGGACTTCGGCTTGCTGGTTTCGCGCGGGAGCGGTGGGGCGGGGTGCGCGCCGGACGCCCCGGAGTAGCTGTACGGGGCGGCCGATTTGTACGCCCCGCTCGACGGGATCGGGGGCGGCAACGGTTGCGATTGTTTGGATTGTGGGGTCGAGGGCGCGGGGGTGGGATTGGACCGGGAGACGGAACTCCCGGCCCGCAAGCGCGACGCGGACGAGCTCGAGCCGGTCGACAGCGGGGCGCCGTAGTCGGTCGTTTCGTCCGCGCCGGGGGTGCGGGTCGGCGGCATCGTCAGCGCCGCGGGCGTCACGACGAGGTCGCGGAACTCCGGCACGCTGGAAAGCGGCGTAAACTGGCCGTTTTTCGTGCGGCTCACGAGCACGCCCGAGGGGTCGCCGAGCAGATTGTCTCGCAGCGCGTTACGGATGCCGTCGGTGCTGCCCTTGACCGTGTGCGCTTTGTCATTCTCGTCGCGGTAGACCAGGTACCACACGTCGACCGCGGGCGCTTGCGGTTGAGCGGGCTGCCCGCCGGCCGCGGGGGTCGAGCGGCTCTGGCCGGTCAGGTCTTCGAGGAACTCGCGGCAACTGGACGGCCGCTGGCCCGGTTCCGCGCTCATCGCCCGGCGGATGGCCCAGTCCACGCGGTCCGAGATCGCGGGCTTCAGATCCTTCGGTGCCCGGAACTCGTTGCGGATCTTGCGCATCCAGCAGTCGAGCGGGCTGGCGTTCTCGAAGGGCACGACGCCGGTGACCATCGCGTAGAGGGTGGCGCCGAGGGAGTAGATGTCGCCCCGCACGTCCACGGTTTTGGCGTTGCGGAACTGCTCCGGGGCCATGAAGTGCGGGGTGCCCAGCCCGCGCCCGGTGCGCGTCAGGTTCAGGTCGCCTTCGACCTCCTTGACCAGCCCCATGTCGGTGAGTTTCGCGACGCCTTCCTTGTTCACCAGGATGTTGTCCGGCTTCACGTCGCGGTGGACGAGGCCCTGTTTGTGGGCGCGCTGGAGCCCGTCGCACACCTGGGCGACGAGCCGCACGGCTTCCGCCTCGGGGTACGCGCCCTGCCGCTCGATCCGCTGGCCGATCGACATCCCGTCCACGAACTCCATCACGAGGAACGGGTGCGGCAGCGCGCCGCTGTACTCGATCGCTTTGACCACGTTCGGGTGGTCCAGCACCTTCGCGGCGAGGAACTCGCGCTCGAACCGCTGGAGCAGGATCGGGTTCTTGGCGGTGGCCGGCGCGATCACCTTCACGGCCACGATCTCGCCCGTGGTCCGGTGCTTGGCCTTGTACACGGTCCCCATCCCGCCCTCGGCGATCTTCGACACGATGTCGTAGTTGCCGAGCTGGGTCGGGACGGGTGTTTCGACTGGCATAAGGGTGCGCTCCGACGGCCGCCGGCGGTACGTGGACCGGCGCGCGGGTATTATACTTATAGTCCAAACGCGGGCCGCGTGCGCGGACAGTTCCGGTTACAGCGCCCGTTTGGTGCGCGTAGAATCTCTGAAAGGTTCTCCCACGGTCCCACATAACCGGTAGGACCGACACGGCCTTTCCAAGTTTCCGATCTCCCGCGTTTTGTGTGAGTTCCGCGCTTGTCAAGGTCCGTGTTGTCCGCCAGAATCGCATCTGGAAGCGCTCGAGCGCATGTGACGTAACTCCAAATGCTGGTTGGGTTCTCGCATCCCAACCCCGCAGGGACACGAACTGCCATGAGACTGTTCGGCATCCTGCTGATTGTTCTGATCCTCCTCGCCGGGGGCGGCTACGTCTACCTCGCGACCCAGGATTGGAAGGGCCGCCAGCAGATCAACGCGGCCGGGTTGCGGCACTTGCTGCTGCTCCAGGGGCTCCCCGTGGACGGCCCGGACTTCAGCACCGAGGACGAGACGCCCTTCGAGGTTCCGATGGCCGGCGGTGAGGTCACCAGCACGGTCAGCAAAAAATTGATCGAGTCCTACTTCCGCGACAACACCGCGGGCGCCGGCGCACCCGCCGGGGGTGCGGAGCCGGCCGCGGGCCGGGCCCCCCTCGCCGCGAACACGCCCGTCGCCAATCAGGTGGCCGAGGTGAAGCGCGTGCTCGGGCTCCTGAAGGCCGAGCTCGACAAGGCTCCCGACGCGGCCCAGAAGATCGCGCTCGTTCAGGGCTGGCTGCTGATCCAGGCCGAAACGATGAACGAGCGGATTCAGTACCAGGAGTGGGCCGCGCCCGGCGACAAGACCGGCGCGCCGAAGTCCGCCGAGAAGCTCGCGGCCGACGCGGATTCGTTGCTCCACGCTCTGGACCGCAAGTTCTACCGCGTCGCGCCCAAGCTCTACACGGGCGAGGGGGCCGCGCTCGCTCCGGCCAAATGGCAGGAGATGCAGAAGAAGATCGAGGAGGCCGGTGCGGACGCCGCGGCCGTGGCCCTGGTGAAGCCGCCCGTGGCGACGGACGAGGCCGATCGCCGCGCCCGGCTCGCACACCTGTTCGTCCACCTCGACCGGGACGCGGCGTGGCAGCGGCGGGTGGCCGTGGTCGTCGGGCTCCGGCGCTACGTGGCCGCGATCACCGCCCAGACCGTTCGGTTCCGCGAGATGCGCAGCCAAGTGGACCTGCCACTCGCCTCCGACCAGGCGAGCTTCCAGAAGGTTCAAGACTTCCTTCTGAACGAGGCGCGGCAGAAAGTGAGTCGGGCGCTGGTGATCGCGGACGAGAAGGCGAAGCTCGTCGAGCAGAAGACCTCTGCGGACGACGCCGTGAGCCGCCGGCAGACCCAGTTCACCGAGCTGCGGGCACAGCTCCAGAAGGTGCGGACCGAGGTGGACGAGCTGCTCGTTCGGCAGACCGTGATCGAAAAGGAGCTGTACGAGACCCAGCGCGAGGTCGCGCTGACGCTCGAGGAAGTGTACCGGCTCGAAGCGCTCCTGATTCAAGTCGAGCGCGAGCGGTACGGGCTCCTGCCGCGCCAGCCGTAATATGTTTCGCGGCACGGGCTTTCGAGCCCGTGCCCCTTATTGAACAGAACGGCGCCGGGCCAAAATCCCGCGCCACGAAGACTCGAACCGAAACGCGACTCGCTCAACTCGGCCAGGTGCGACGATGACCGCAATCGGCAAGCTGATGGCTTTCCTGCTTCTCGCCGTTGGGCTCGCGATGATGACGTGGGCGGTGAGCGCGTACGCCCAGCGCCCGGGCTGGTTCGACCCGATCCCGGAGGGCGGCGTCGACAAGAACGCTCAAACGGCCACGTTCGCTCAACTCAAGGTCGAAATCGACGCCCTGAACCGCAGCGCGGGCGTCGCGAGCGACGTGTGGGGCACCAGCCTGAAAGAGCTGGAGGCGCGCGAGGCGCTCCGCGCCAACCGCCTCAAAGGGTTCGCCGATCGCAACCGCTGGGCGCGCAAGGGCAACCCCAAAGACCTGATCGACCCGGCGAACCCCCGGAGCGGCAAGGGGTTCTACGCCCCCACGATCGATCCGATCTTGAAGCTCCACGATCTGAGCGCGGACGCGACCGGTAAACCCAAGGGTGCGGCCATTCTCGGGAGCGACGAGCAACCGCTGCCCGGCATCGACACGCTGACCGACTCGGTGTCGAGCGACCTCAAAGAGATGCTGGAGCTGGCGGCGCAGATCTCCGAACAGCGGCGGAAGTTCGACGAACTCAGCGCGGACGTGGTCGCGACGCAGAAGAGCGCGGGCAAAATGAACACGATCCGCGACAGCGTACAGGCGGAACTGTTCTTCCTCTTCACGTTCGAGGTGAACGTGTACGAGACCCGCGAAACGGTCGCCCGGCGCCAGCAGCAACTGCTGAAGCGGCTGAAGGCGCTGGGCGTTGCCAACCCCTGATCGGCCCGGACCGGAAATCCGAAAGGCCGACGGGAATACCGACATCTGGATCTTGGTGGGGCGCGAAACAAGGTTGTGGGGAGGGCGTGGGATGAGCTGGCTCGGAAAAATTCTGACGTTCCTGGTTCTCATCGCCGCACTCGTGTGGGCGTACTTCACCGTCAGCGTCTACGTGACGCGGACCAACTGGAAAGTGCGCGCCGACACCTACGCGAAGGCCCTGAAAGAGAGCGAGGACAACCGCCTCGCCGAGCTGACCAGCACGCGCGCGGAAAAAGAGCAACTGGTGCGCCAGTTGGAAACCGAAAAGAGCCGCACCACGGAACTGAACGGCAAGTACGAAGAGCTCGCCACGCTGAGCAAGAAGGGCGACGACGACTTCAAGAAGGCCACGGACACGCTGCGGGCCACGGCCGCGATCGCGGCCCTGAAGGACGCGAGCGAGAAGGTGACCCTGAGCGAACTGACCGACACGCGCAAGCGGAACACCGAGCTCGAAGACAAGGTGGTCAAGCTCGTGCTGTCGGTGCAGACCGCCGAGCGCGAGCGCCTGCGCGCCGAGAACGATTCCAAGCTCCAGCGCGCCGTCGCCGAGGACAACGCCAAGAAGATCCTCGAGCTCACCGACCTCGTGGCCCAGTTCCGGCAGACCGGCGGCACCGGCACCGGGGCCGTGCTCCGCACCATTGATAAGGTTCCGCCCGCGCTGCCGGACAACACCCGCGGCACCGTCCTCCGCGACCTCGCCGGCGACTTCGTTCAGATCAGCATCGGCATCGACGCCGGGCTGGAGCCGGGCTCCCGGCTGGACGTGTACCGCGAGTCCGGCGGGGGCCAGTACCTGGGCACGCTCGTCGTGACCAAGTCGCTGTACCCGAAGGACGCGGTCGCCGAGTTCCGCCCGGCCCGCCGGGTGCCCGTCTCGCAGCTCCGCGCCGACGAGCTCCCGCGCAAGGGCGACACCGTGGGCATCATCTCGTCCGGCGGACCCAAGCTCCCCTAACCCGCGCCGGGCGCCGACACACTCGCACGGAGACCGACCGATGGCCAGAAGCCGGAACCGCGACGATAGCGACGACGACACCCCCAAGCGCCCGCAGCAGGTGCGGCGCGACGGTCCCTATGTGGTGATGCTGTTCATCACCCTGGTGGCGGTCGCGGCCGGGTGCGCGCTGCTGTACTTGGACAACGATCAGTACGGCGGGAAGAGCCCGCCGAAAGAGGGCGCGCCGAACGTGCGCCCGCTCGGCCAGGAGCTGAAAGCCGATGCCGGGACGCCCCCGGCCCCGTAACCCCGGTCCCACGAATTGGTACCGCCCCCACCTGACCCCGGCCCCGGCGCCGGGGTTTCTTGTTTCCCATCCCGCCAAGTTCGTCTTTTTTTCATCCCGCGGGGTCGCTAATGTCCGCGCCGTCGGGGCTGAATAGGTAGGTTTCTCAGGAAGGGGCGTGGCGTTATGCGTCGAGCAACGGCGTGGGTCGTCGTGGTCGGCGTCGCTGTACTCGGGCTCACCGGGCCGGCGGCGGCCGCGGACGGGTTCTGGGTGTCGATTGCTACCGGCGTGGCGGGTTCGTCTACCCCCACCGGCTATCAGGACTGGTGGTTCGAGACGCCCCACGGCCCGCCCCCGGTGGCGGTTACGGGCCTTACCGGGGGGACCGCCGAGGGGACCACCGGCGGCGGCAGCAGCTTCTTTACGGGCGGTGCGGTGCCGGTGGTACTGCCCACGACCGACGGGTACGCGTACCTGGCGGGTGGTGCGAAGCCGAGCGACCTGAGTGGCGCGCTCAAGCGGCAAACGGCGGGCGGCCAGGGATTGGCGAGTGGCGCGCCCGACGCGACCGCGACCGCCCCGCCCGAGAACGCGCTCCTTCTGACGGCCAACCTGGGCGACCCCAACGCGGCCGGCGCCCGCTCCCTGACCGTGGCCGTCACCGATCCGGCATCGAACCCGGTTGCCGGGGGAGTGGTGAGCGTGCCGGACGGCGGGTGGTGGGTGATCGGACTCGGGCCGGGCGACCAGGACCCGACCACGAACCCGGGCGGCGGGGACGGCGGAACGGGCGGGGGCACCGGTGGTGGAACAGGCGGGGGTACGGGCGGCGGAACCGGGGGAGGCACGGGCGGGGGTACGGGCGGCGACCCGACCGGTCCGGTCGCCACGCCGGAGCCGGCGACGGGCTTGCTCTTCGGCATCGGCGGGTTGGTCGCGGCCGGTTTACGAGCGGTCAACCGGCGCCGCACCAGATAACACGCAACTTCCCCGACACACGTGAAACACGGCTCCAAAGAGCCGTGTTTCTGCTTTATTGGCGGGGTGTGCAGCGCGGGCGGATCGGCCCGCCCGATGCGTTCCCTTCGCGGCGCCCGCTGG
The Gemmata palustris DNA segment above includes these coding regions:
- a CDS encoding YXWGXW repeat-containing protein; its protein translation is MTERVLKVLPLGVFGALAFTLVAIDTAPAQEPIPLVTPGRFPVGQPDPVPLPLPLPGQQGQPVEPAQPVQPAQGEGIEVLAKGPVHEAFAATAEAPVASPVIAKQPPDPIEELPPDQKPEGDNVQWIPGYWGWDEENSQFIWVSGFWRQPPPGRVWVPGSWREARGGWQYVPGFWQELTPPQPQQPQQPQAQPEIEYLPQPPVTLEVGPTVEAPNTTSVYVPGSWVWRNKYVWRPGVWVEYRRDWVWVPARYHWTPVGYVFCDGYWDYPLATRGVLFAPVVISRPVYTRRAFVYTPVYVVSEPCMTGALFVRRGYGNYYFGDYFDNRYATGGYTAWCGTVGRNGFAIGFGAGRTWGYDPLWSYYSVHYRSTPRWQGGVNDLYAGRYRGDVARPPVTLVQQNRTINNITKTNVTNVTNNITVVNGASTVNNRDVSNVAMLAPLKVAPDLQRTKFEAVSAERRRDEATAAKQIREVAVQRTKLETAAVNQPKPMATPGTTQPPAKPQTIKLDVPKVAAQRAAVSTDEKKAPPPNPHRSVNTPGAKVDPKTPGTPLPKVDPKTPVNPPVNPMPKTDPPKVDPKAPVNPKIDPKPPVKPGVPPTQPPVNPMPKTEPPKVDPKPPVTPLPKVDPKPPVTPLPMVEPKPVIPMPKTEPPKVDPKPVNPPVPPKVELPKVNPPVVPKVDPKPPTQPPVTPLPKVEPKPPVNPPKVDPRPPVSPPMSPLPKGPVTPPVVPKGNPPAPPRNDPKPPPKSDPKPLAVVPVVNPQPKPVAVAPVGPPKTQPAPVAQPRPAAIVPTAPPMKVVQPPKAQPPAVQPKAQPAGKPAKKPR
- a CDS encoding GNAT family N-acetyltransferase; translation: MCQHSLETAKRLGFTAMQFNFVVSTNASAVRAWERCGFAAVGRLPGAFQHKEHGFVDALVMFREL
- a CDS encoding suppressor of fused domain protein produces the protein MAKKKKGNQAPVPPVEEPDDAPGWHAIDAACERIYPDQPDPVHAASAPHPPFGDGLIYGISAYRATESAPHWHFVTYGFSELYAKESDDPDVSGWGFELTFRLARGAEELPPNWAINFLMNLGKYVRRSGNAFDSGHLMDLNGPIALGTDTAIRAIALVSDPQLGTIDTPNGRVKFLQIVGLTSDEHGACGDWHTTPVLNLLRGANPLLLTDLDRRSALETPSVAEQIQTGIDREGSQSPLIFVTFVEWETAGKGASRTAVLVLGARGVQALVPKLRSRLAHGRDFRLIGREQAVNFCARDAAGWKTDDAVLTIDLTPTALAAVRANLQPVRGRYTWPELPNFVLEVQPSNITDADGNVIDVIG
- a CDS encoding serine/threonine protein kinase, yielding MPVETPVPTQLGNYDIVSKIAEGGMGTVYKAKHRTTGEIVAVKVIAPATAKNPILLQRFEREFLAAKVLDHPNVVKAIEYSGALPHPFLVMEFVDGMSIGQRIERQGAYPEAEAVRLVAQVCDGLQRAHKQGLVHRDVKPDNILVNKEGVAKLTDMGLVKEVEGDLNLTRTGRGLGTPHFMAPEQFRNAKTVDVRGDIYSLGATLYAMVTGVVPFENASPLDCWMRKIRNEFRAPKDLKPAISDRVDWAIRRAMSAEPGQRPSSCREFLEDLTGQSRSTPAAGGQPAQPQAPAVDVWYLVYRDENDKAHTVKGSTDGIRNALRDNLLGDPSGVLVSRTKNGQFTPLSSVPEFRDLVVTPAALTMPPTRTPGADETTDYGAPLSTGSSSSASRLRAGSSVSRSNPTPAPSTPQSKQSQPLPPPIPSSGAYKSAAPYSYSGASGAHPAPPLPRETSKPKSGPPRARDENREGSFNWTPVLLVVVMTLSALVGYLILK
- a CDS encoding PEP-CTERM sorting domain-containing protein (PEP-CTERM proteins occur, often in large numbers, in the proteomes of bacteria that also encode an exosortase, a predicted intramembrane cysteine proteinase. The presence of a PEP-CTERM domain at a protein's C-terminus predicts cleavage within the sorting domain, followed by covalent anchoring to some some component of the (usually Gram-negative) cell surface. Many PEP-CTERM proteins exhibit an unusual sequence composition that includes large numbers of potential glycosylation sites. Expression of one such protein has been shown restore the ability of a bacterium to form floc, a type of biofilm.); the protein is MRRATAWVVVVGVAVLGLTGPAAAADGFWVSIATGVAGSSTPTGYQDWWFETPHGPPPVAVTGLTGGTAEGTTGGGSSFFTGGAVPVVLPTTDGYAYLAGGAKPSDLSGALKRQTAGGQGLASGAPDATATAPPENALLLTANLGDPNAAGARSLTVAVTDPASNPVAGGVVSVPDGGWWVIGLGPGDQDPTTNPGGGDGGTGGGTGGGTGGGTGGGTGGGTGGGTGGDPTGPVATPEPATGLLFGIGGLVAAGLRAVNRRRTR